From a single Lacerta agilis isolate rLacAgi1 chromosome 3, rLacAgi1.pri, whole genome shotgun sequence genomic region:
- the PINX1 gene encoding PIN2/TERF1-interacting telomerase inhibitor 1 isoform X3: MAMLAEPRRKQKWSVDPRNSAWSKDESKFGQKMLEKMGWSKGKGLGAQEQGNTEHVKVQLKNNTLGLGAAANQEDNWIAHQDDFNQLLAELNNCHGQDTPEAASKDEKRTFSLEEKSKSARKRVHYVKFAKGKDLSSRSEDDLSCIFGKRQAKKTQANPGRL, translated from the exons ATGGCGATGCTGGCAGAAC CACGCAGGAAGCAGAAGTGGTCTGTGGATCCGCGGAACAGCGCTTGGAGTAAAgatgaatctaaatttggccaaAAGATGTTGGAAAAAATGGGGTGGTCAAAAGGCAAA GGTCTTGGAGCTCAGGAGCAAGGCAACACCGAACATGTCAAGGTCCAACTGAAGAACAACACTCTGGGCTTAGGAGCAGCCGCCAACCAAGAG GACAACTGGATCGCCCATCAGGATGACTTCAACCAGCTTCTGGCAGAGCTGAACAACTGCCACGGACAAGACACCCCAG AGGCTGCGTCCAAGGATGAGAAAAGAACCTTTAGCCTGGAGGAGAAATCTAAGAGTGCCCGGAAACGAGTTCATTATGTGAAATTTGCCAAAG GAAAAGATCTCTCCTCCCGAAGCGAAGATGACCTGTCTTGCATTTTTGGGAAACGGCAAGCCAAGAAAACACAG
- the PINX1 gene encoding PIN2/TERF1-interacting telomerase inhibitor 1 isoform X1, producing MAMLAEPRRKQKWSVDPRNSAWSKDESKFGQKMLEKMGWSKGKGLGAQEQGNTEHVKVQLKNNTLGLGAAANQEDNWIAHQDDFNQLLAELNNCHGQDTPEAASKDEKRTFSLEEKSKSARKRVHYVKFAKGKDLSSRSEDDLSCIFGKRQAKKTQFLLPPSSCIS from the exons ATGGCGATGCTGGCAGAAC CACGCAGGAAGCAGAAGTGGTCTGTGGATCCGCGGAACAGCGCTTGGAGTAAAgatgaatctaaatttggccaaAAGATGTTGGAAAAAATGGGGTGGTCAAAAGGCAAA GGTCTTGGAGCTCAGGAGCAAGGCAACACCGAACATGTCAAGGTCCAACTGAAGAACAACACTCTGGGCTTAGGAGCAGCCGCCAACCAAGAG GACAACTGGATCGCCCATCAGGATGACTTCAACCAGCTTCTGGCAGAGCTGAACAACTGCCACGGACAAGACACCCCAG AGGCTGCGTCCAAGGATGAGAAAAGAACCTTTAGCCTGGAGGAGAAATCTAAGAGTGCCCGGAAACGAGTTCATTATGTGAAATTTGCCAAAG GAAAAGATCTCTCCTCCCGAAGCGAAGATGACCTGTCTTGCATTTTTGGGAAACGGCAAGCCAAGAAAACACAG TTCCTCCTGCCTCCGTCCAGCTGTATTTCCTGA
- the PINX1 gene encoding PIN2/TERF1-interacting telomerase inhibitor 1 isoform X5 — protein MAMLAEPRRKQKWSVDPRNSAWSKDESKFGQKMLEKMGWSKGKGLGAQEQGNTEHVKVQLKNNTLGLGAAANQEDNWIAHQDDFNQLLAELNNCHGQDTPEAASKDEKRTFSLEEKSKSARKRVHYVKFAKGKDLSSRSEDDLSCIFGKRQAKKTQD, from the exons ATGGCGATGCTGGCAGAAC CACGCAGGAAGCAGAAGTGGTCTGTGGATCCGCGGAACAGCGCTTGGAGTAAAgatgaatctaaatttggccaaAAGATGTTGGAAAAAATGGGGTGGTCAAAAGGCAAA GGTCTTGGAGCTCAGGAGCAAGGCAACACCGAACATGTCAAGGTCCAACTGAAGAACAACACTCTGGGCTTAGGAGCAGCCGCCAACCAAGAG GACAACTGGATCGCCCATCAGGATGACTTCAACCAGCTTCTGGCAGAGCTGAACAACTGCCACGGACAAGACACCCCAG AGGCTGCGTCCAAGGATGAGAAAAGAACCTTTAGCCTGGAGGAGAAATCTAAGAGTGCCCGGAAACGAGTTCATTATGTGAAATTTGCCAAAG GAAAAGATCTCTCCTCCCGAAGCGAAGATGACCTGTCTTGCATTTTTGGGAAACGGCAAGCCAAGAAAACACAG GACTGA
- the PINX1 gene encoding PIN2/TERF1-interacting telomerase inhibitor 1 isoform X2, giving the protein MAMLAEPRRKQKWSVDPRNSAWSKDESKFGQKMLEKMGWSKGKGLGAQEQGNTEHVKVQLKNNTLGLGAAANQEDNWIAHQDDFNQLLAELNNCHGQDTPEAASKDEKRTFSLEEKSKSARKRVHYVKFAKGKDLSSRSEDDLSCIFGKRQAKKTQITHPPWGR; this is encoded by the exons ATGGCGATGCTGGCAGAAC CACGCAGGAAGCAGAAGTGGTCTGTGGATCCGCGGAACAGCGCTTGGAGTAAAgatgaatctaaatttggccaaAAGATGTTGGAAAAAATGGGGTGGTCAAAAGGCAAA GGTCTTGGAGCTCAGGAGCAAGGCAACACCGAACATGTCAAGGTCCAACTGAAGAACAACACTCTGGGCTTAGGAGCAGCCGCCAACCAAGAG GACAACTGGATCGCCCATCAGGATGACTTCAACCAGCTTCTGGCAGAGCTGAACAACTGCCACGGACAAGACACCCCAG AGGCTGCGTCCAAGGATGAGAAAAGAACCTTTAGCCTGGAGGAGAAATCTAAGAGTGCCCGGAAACGAGTTCATTATGTGAAATTTGCCAAAG GAAAAGATCTCTCCTCCCGAAGCGAAGATGACCTGTCTTGCATTTTTGGGAAACGGCAAGCCAAGAAAACACAG
- the PINX1 gene encoding PIN2/TERF1-interacting telomerase inhibitor 1 isoform X6, with protein sequence MAMLAEPRRKQKWSVDPRNSAWSKDESKFGQKMLEKMGWSKGKGLGAQEQGNTEHVKVQLKNNTLGLGAAANQEDNWIAHQDDFNQLLAELNNCHGQDTPEAASKDEKRTFSLEEKSKSARKRVHYVKFAKGKDLSSRSEDDLSCIFGKRQAKKTQ encoded by the exons ATGGCGATGCTGGCAGAAC CACGCAGGAAGCAGAAGTGGTCTGTGGATCCGCGGAACAGCGCTTGGAGTAAAgatgaatctaaatttggccaaAAGATGTTGGAAAAAATGGGGTGGTCAAAAGGCAAA GGTCTTGGAGCTCAGGAGCAAGGCAACACCGAACATGTCAAGGTCCAACTGAAGAACAACACTCTGGGCTTAGGAGCAGCCGCCAACCAAGAG GACAACTGGATCGCCCATCAGGATGACTTCAACCAGCTTCTGGCAGAGCTGAACAACTGCCACGGACAAGACACCCCAG AGGCTGCGTCCAAGGATGAGAAAAGAACCTTTAGCCTGGAGGAGAAATCTAAGAGTGCCCGGAAACGAGTTCATTATGTGAAATTTGCCAAAG GAAAAGATCTCTCCTCCCGAAGCGAAGATGACCTGTCTTGCATTTTTGGGAAACGGCAAGCCAAGAAAACACAG TGA
- the PINX1 gene encoding PIN2/TERF1-interacting telomerase inhibitor 1 isoform X4 codes for MAMLAEPRRKQKWSVDPRNSAWSKDESKFGQKMLEKMGWSKGKGLGAQEQGNTEHVKVQLKNNTLGLGAAANQEDNWIAHQDDFNQLLAELNNCHGQDTPEAASKDEKRTFSLEEKSKSARKRVHYVKFAKGKDLSSRSEDDLSCIFGKRQAKKTQDR; via the exons ATGGCGATGCTGGCAGAAC CACGCAGGAAGCAGAAGTGGTCTGTGGATCCGCGGAACAGCGCTTGGAGTAAAgatgaatctaaatttggccaaAAGATGTTGGAAAAAATGGGGTGGTCAAAAGGCAAA GGTCTTGGAGCTCAGGAGCAAGGCAACACCGAACATGTCAAGGTCCAACTGAAGAACAACACTCTGGGCTTAGGAGCAGCCGCCAACCAAGAG GACAACTGGATCGCCCATCAGGATGACTTCAACCAGCTTCTGGCAGAGCTGAACAACTGCCACGGACAAGACACCCCAG AGGCTGCGTCCAAGGATGAGAAAAGAACCTTTAGCCTGGAGGAGAAATCTAAGAGTGCCCGGAAACGAGTTCATTATGTGAAATTTGCCAAAG GAAAAGATCTCTCCTCCCGAAGCGAAGATGACCTGTCTTGCATTTTTGGGAAACGGCAAGCCAAGAAAACACAG